One window from the genome of Vicia villosa cultivar HV-30 ecotype Madison, WI unplaced genomic scaffold, Vvil1.0 ctg.000131F_1_1_1, whole genome shotgun sequence encodes:
- the LOC131624485 gene encoding ubiquitin-conjugating enzyme E2-17 kDa-like yields the protein MASKRINKELKDLQKDPPASCSAGPVADDMFHWQATIMGPADSPFAGGVFLVQIHFPPDYPFKPPKVSFRTKVFHPNINSNGSICLDILKEQWSPALTISKVLLSICSLLTDPNPDDPLVPEIAHMYKSDKVKYEATARSWTQKYAMG from the exons ATGGCCTCGAAGCGGATCAACAAGGAACTGAAGGACTTGCAGAAGGATCCTCCTGCTTCTTGCAGTGCTG GCCCTGTCGCTGATGACATGTTCCATTGGCAAGCTACAATCATGGGCCCAGCAGATAGCCCATTTGCTGGAGGCGTGTTTCTTGTGCAAATTCACTTCCCTCCTGATTATCCTTTCAAACCACCCAAG GTTTCATTCCGCACAAAGGTTTTCCACCCTAATATCAACAGTAATGGTAGCATTTGCCTTGACATCCTCAAAGAGCAGTGGAGCCCTGCTCTCACAATATCCAAG GTGCTACTGTCCATTTGCTCTCTGTTGACAGATCCCAACCCAGATGATCCTCTTGTCCCTGAAATTGCCCATATGTACAAGAGTGACAAAGTGAAGTATGAGGCCACTGCTCGTTCATGGACCCAGAAATATGCCATGGGTTAA